The following proteins are encoded in a genomic region of Hirundo rustica isolate bHirRus1 chromosome 3, bHirRus1.pri.v3, whole genome shotgun sequence:
- the C3H6orf120 gene encoding UPF0669 protein C6orf120 homolog: MATHWRRILTVFVTAQVLFVVNAFEEEDVPEEWILLHVVQGQIGAGNYSYLRLNHEGKIVLQMRSLKGDADLYVSDVTLHPSFDDYELQSVTCGQDIVHVPAHFRRPVGIGIYGHPSHLESEFEMKVYYDRTVVQYPFGEASYNPEEMEANQKYSQSTEDETQDEESVFWTILIGILKLILEILF; the protein is encoded by the coding sequence ATGGCAACACACTGGAGAAGAATCCTGACAGTATTTGTGACAGCTCAAGTACTATTTGTGGTAAATGCCTTTGAGGAAGAGGACGTACCGGAGGAATGGATTCTTCTTCATGTTGTCCAAGGTCAGATTGGAGCAGGAAACTACAGCTATTTGAGACTAAATCACGAGGGAAAGATCGTTCTTCAGATGCGGAGTTTAAAAGGTGACGCAGACTTGTACGTGTCTGATGTGACACTTCACCCCAGCTTTGACGACTATGAGTTACAGTCTGTAACTTGTGGCCAGGACATTGTCCACGTGCCTGCACACTTCCGCCGCCCTGTGGGAATAGGGATTTACGGCCATCCCTCTCACCTGGAGAGCGAGTTTGAAATGAAGGTGTACTACGATCGAACAGTTGTACAGTACCCGTTTGGAGAAGCTTCTTATAACCCTGAGGAGATGGAGGCAAACCAGAAGTATTCACAGTCTACAGAAGATGAAACTCAGGATGAGGAGTCTGTTTTCTGGACTATACTGATTGGAATCTTGAAATTAATACTTgaaatccttttttaa